The Castor canadensis chromosome 8, mCasCan1.hap1v2, whole genome shotgun sequence genome contains a region encoding:
- the LOC109680634 gene encoding olfactory receptor 9S13-like: MKSELKRNYSENPTEFVLIGFRTSPEVQIVLFLMFLIIYLITVLGNISMLIVIKIDSRLHTPMYFFLQNLSCLDICYSTVIAPKTLATFLSKEKKIFYNGCAMQFFFFALFLGTEGFLLAVIAYDCFSAICSPFLYAMHMSQQACAHLVAGSYICGCINSMIQTGFTFSLCFCGEKRLDHFFCDVLALLKISCVVNEMVLFILSAFIIITTTTVILVSYGCILSTVLKIPSTKGKSKTFSTCSSLITVVSLLYGTVFFMYAQPGAISSPEKSKIIAVVYMLIIPMLNPLIYSLRNREVKNALKKTLLRKIPSH, from the coding sequence ATGAAGAGTGAGTTGAAGAGAAATTATTCAGAGAATCCGACAGAGTTTGTTCTGATCGGATTCAGGACATCTCCAGAAGTACAGattgtcttatttttaatgttcttgaTAATCTATCTGATCACTGTTTTGGGAAATATCAGCATGTTAATTGTCATTAAAATTGACTCCAGACTTCATACacctatgtatttctttcttcaaaatttgtCCTGTTTAGATATTTGCTACTCTACAGTCATTGCACCCAAAACTCTGGCTACTTTCTtgtccaaggaaaagaaaattttttacaATGGGTGTGCAATgcagttctttttctttgctctttttttgggGACTGAAGGTTTCCTTCTGGCTGTGATAGCATATGACTGCTTCTCAGCCATTTGCTCACCTTTCCTCTATGCTATGCATATGTCTCAGCAGGCTTGTGCTCATTTGGTTGCTGGCTCCTACATCTGTGGATGTATCAATTCCATGATACAAACAGGTTTCACCTTCAGTTTGTGTTTCTGTGGAGAAAAGAGACTGGaccactttttctgtgatgtcCTAGCCCTGCTCAAGATCTCCTGTGTTGTGAATGAGATGGTGTTGTTTATTCTCTCTGCttttatcatcatcaccaccactactGTCATTCTGGTTTCTTATGGGTGTATCCTCTCCACTGTCCTAAAGATCCCCTCCACCAAGGGCAAGAGTAAGACTTTCTCCACTTGCAGCTCTCTCATCACAGTGGTGAGTTTACTCTATGGAACTGTGTTTTTCATGTATGCTCAACCTGGGGCCATCTCCTCACCAGAGAAAAGCAAGATTATAGCTGTGGTCTACATGCTTATTATCCCTATGTTGAATCCTTTGATCTATAGCTTAAGAAATAGGGAGGTGAAAAATGCTTTGAAGAAAACATTGTTGAGAAAGATACCTTCTCATTGA